ACTTAAAGTGCGTAAGTTTGGTAggtattaaatacaaaatttatatatttaaaattactattaaatacaaaaaacaaatttaaaaaaataataataaataaaataaataaggaaaaaaagttaatttgactaatgaataataggtgaaaacaaataaaatgggacagagagagtaAACCCTGATAGTAGTTCAAGTTGGCATAACCTTTCTCGATCTGGTCTACTTCACAAATTCTAACAACTCTGACCATATATCTCCCATCTCAATATCTCATATTACCCAAAACCCAATTCATGTCATACTAGCTAATTAACTCCATCTGATCTCCGTGTtttcaaacaaaagaaaatttcaCCAACTAATCAACCTAAGGTATGCATATTATTGTTGAGGGAAAAAGAAaactatatatatcattataattcaagtgtcaaaattgtcattttctcaattaaataattatctAAGTGCATGTATAAATAATTGGCAAGTTGGTAATAATGACAAATCATGCATTTTATTCTAACATTATATTGTCTATTCATAATACATCATGCGATAAGGAATGCTCCATATAATAATACTCACGCCAACCATGCTTACATTTTATACACAAATTAAAGATTTCACATGACTTTTAATTGGTTGCTTTAATTTGACCATTTCTTCGATcatgataaataataataataataataataataataataataataataagcggTGTCAATTATATAGCTCCGCCCCGTCATTTTAccattaataattatttatgaaatcATTAGATGTTTGGTATTTTCCTAccaattgaatatttattacaaaattaattcGAAAGGATGTGTTTGccgataataattttatttgaaaaaaatagtaaaatagtaAACATGTAAGGTGTTACTCTAGTCTGttagaaatataaaaattaaattctttcgAAAGTTATTTTAGATTCGCTTCAATTTTAAaggtaattttttaataaaaatatctaATATATGTTTGCCAtatttaaacaatttattttattcttttttgtttttgctcaAATACAAATATAACATCCTACCACTGCCAGACTTAATTATATGGTATACAAGTAATAATGTGGACATAAAGAGCAAGCTACACAACAAAACATATGCGTTTTTTCGACACCCATATATATTAGGAATTCAGTAAATTTCGTTGCAACTAAATTTTTGGACGTACATGGGTAATTAGATAAAAGTATCATTGGAAATAAGAAGAAATACGAACATACATAAGACGTTAAGTTAGAAATTTCTGACAAACTTAATATTTTTTGGATGCATACATCAAAACAAGATACTCTCCGTAGTTGGAAACTTGGAATTGGCATCAAAACAACTCAGATCTCTCATCTCTCTCAACTTTCATTTCATCTCAGTAACTCTCATCTCATCTGAGTTTCAATTCAAAATCACCGGACCTGATCAGATTAGTTGAAGTTGGCATATACTTAATTTTCTCTGCCCTGCTCTAAGCTACTCCATAAATTCAACAACTAACTCCATCTCCATCCTCATCAACCTAATTAAGGTATGCATCTTTTATACTCtctccaacatcactcaattCCTTTTTCTATCtgctttcatatatatttagtttagcATCATTATGTTTTGCCCTCTCAATTCCTTTACCTTTTGCTGCTACACATTTATTCACTAACTAAATTCATAagtctgtttggtaaatagctgttagggTTACCTTGATTGGATTAGTAAGTTTGACTAGTTACCATTAGTTGATTGTACagagatatttggtaaattagcttatagctaattatatgcaaaatgactttctcataAAGTTgattgatttttgaattttagcattttggactAATAAGCTGTAACAAAAGGCTAATTAACTAATCAAATACCTGTATTGAATGTTTAACCAAAActactaatagtggtcaaatatgacaaaattagctgataagttaactatgttaccaGATAgagcctttatatatatatatatatatatatatatatatatatatatataggaggtGATGTTCACCACTCTCTTGTAAGAACATGAAAACTAATCTGGTGCATTAAAAAGGACAGATTTGTAGATGAGATTAATCTGGTTTAATCATGTAGTCCAAATAATACCGTACCATGGCTTTTAAAAACCGTTGCCCATATTTGCTTAatatttactttaaattttagtgttggttattaagtgttgcTAGTAAAAGAATACTTGTTATAAGCATTCCATTCCGTTTAATTTCTTGGTCAGTAATTGAGACTAATAGGTCTGATATGAGTTACGTTCCAGAAACACAttagagaggagagagaagttCAATGGCTTTTGATGCTGTAACCAGTCTAATTGAAATAGTAGAGGCTGCAAAGCAAGACATTATGGAGCCCAATCTCCATTTTCTGCATGAAACGATTGAGTTGCTGTCTTACAATCTCCATTTTCTGCAAGCCTTTTTGGTGGAATGTGAGACGAAAATGAATGACGGGGACACCACGGCTCGGAGACTGTATACAATTGTCCGAGCTGATGTTGCTAGAATATATGAAATGTACCAAATATATTGGGGAGATTACTGGAGAGGGAATATTAATGCTGCAGTAGTTAAGCCTCGTGAAGATATTCATCATCGCTTGAAAAGAATAGTAAGAGATATTGAGGACGTTAAAGACCGGATCCTGGAGGAAGAAAGAAGAGCTGGTTTAGAGGCTGAGGAACAGAACAGAACATCACAATTTTGGATACCTACCAAAATGCTTTAAAGACTGGGAATGAAGTGATTGTAGGATTCGACCGTGATATAGAGAAGATAGTTAACCGCCTCTGTTATTCATTCTTCATGGGATCAGTTTTCACCATTTTGAACAATAGTAACGTTGACAAGTTTCGGAAATATGTGCTGAAACTACAAGTTATGCCACTCGTTGGGAAAGGAGGCATTGGAAAAACTACATTAGCCAAAAGAGTTTATGGACATCCAATTACTATTGCTAGCTTTCACATTCGAGCATGGGTAGTTGTGTCTAAAGTTCATAACCTCAAAGAGATGCTCATTGGTCTATTACGTTGTATTTCACCAATCACTAGTGAAATCTATAACATAGATGAGGCTCAGATAGCTGAGCAATTAAGCACAAGTTTGATGGGCCAgaagtatttaattttcttagaTGACATATGGACCACTGCTGTATGGGATGCCATCCAAGGATATTTTCCAGAGAATTTTAATGGAAGTCGAATCTTAGTAACTACTCGGTTCAAAAAGGTGTCTGAATACTTAAGTACGAATCCCTATCAAGTGCAAGATCAATCTTTATCGGATCGTTAGGAATTACTTTCAAGGAAAGTGTTTGGGCAAAGCCAATATGTTCCCCGTAAATATAAGCAAATTGGGGAACGCATTGTTCTTCGTTGTGGTGGATTACCCCTagtaattgttttaatttctgGAATTTTGGCGACAGCAAAAGGGTCTCTAGAAATATGGAAAGATGTTGCCCGAACTTTGGATCAAGTTTATACATTTGATcataaagaaatattttccaaaatagTTTCATTAAGCTACAAGTACTTACCTAATCATTTGAAGGCTTGCTTTCAGTATTTTGGTGTGTTTCCAGAAGACAGTGACATTCCTGTTAAGAAATTAATCAACTTATGGGTTGCAGAGGGATTTTTAAAGCCACATAACCATATTAGTTTGGAAGAAGTGGGAGAGAGTTACTTGCATGATCTCATTAATAGAAGTCTTGTTCAAATTAATGAGCTAAGTATTGATGGcaaagttaaatcatgtaacatTCATGATCGAGTGCATGGTGTTTGTGTGAGAAAAGCAATTAATGGGAATACATTGTGCATTATCAATGGCAACCATGCTCCTAAGGCTAGTCATTGGTTAAGCTGTCAAACAAGTCATTGGCCTATTACTCAAGCGAGTTATTATGAGAATTGCAGTCCTGATGAAATCCATTCTGTTCTCTGGTTTGGTAAGGATGTATACCATTCAAAATGCAGGTTAGTATACCCATGTTTGAAATTACTAAGAGTATTGGATTTATCATTAGTTAAATGCTCGCGAGGCATGCCTCGTGAAATAACAGACTTAGCTCATTTGAGATATTTGGCTTTAAGTACCATTGGTTCTCTTTACAAGCTTCAATTTTTAAAGCTTAAAAACTTGCGAACTCTCCTAGTTACTTCGTGGATCGACAAATATCCTTTGCAACTTCCATGTGATATTTTGGGTTTGCGAGAATTGAGGCATTTACATGTTGACAAGAGATGTTCACAATATCTCCCTCGCTTAGtcaaaaaaaatctacaaactCTTTATTGGTTGAAAGTTGCTAGTTCCGACGAAAAACCAAACTTCAGAATGGTTCCAAACCTAAAGGAACTTGGGATTTACATTGAAGGCCAACTGGAACCTAGCTATCTAGGGAGCCTTGTGTATCTGCATCTACTTGAGAAGTTGAAGTTTGAAGTAGGAAGAGTCGAGCGCTTTTATCTTCCAATTGGTTTTCCACCAAACCTTAAGAAGTTGACACTTCGTTATACTTATCTTCCATGGAAAGAGATGGACACGATTGGCAAGTTGCCACACCTTGAGGTGCTTAAACTAAAAGATTTCGCGTTTTGTGGCTCAAAGTGGGAACCATCGAAGCAGGGCTTTCGGGAATTAAAGGCACTTCTCATTTCACGTTCAAATCTCAAACATTGGAATGCAACTTCTGCTAATAATTTCCCAGTTTTGGAGCGCCTAGTCTTAAGATATTGTTGGGAATTGAATCAAATTCCACAGAAGTTTGCAAAAATTAGAACACTGAAGTTAATTGTGTTAGAATGTTGTTATTCTTCTCTTGTGACTTCTGACTTCTGTTTTGCAGATTTCTTCTGCAAACAAGTTATTGTTTAAGAGAATGACAGATTGTCCACTTCGTGTTTGTAAAGTTGGAATTAAGGTTTCTCTCTAATTCTTGTTCTTCATTTCAAATATTGGTTTGCTGCCTTATAATTCcatgtattaatatatatatatatatatatatatatactcattttCTATTACTTTTCAAGGTTGAATTGCCAAATAATGAAGgctttgaagaagaaagtgtgaaCAActctgaagaagaaagtgtggaAAGCTCGGAAAAAGAATGTGTGGAAAGCTCTAAAGAAGAATGTGCGAGAAGCTCTAAGGTTTCTCTctaattcattttcattatttcaaattttagttttatgccttctaattctatttattaaatttatttttttactagcTCATTTTCTATTACTTTTCAAGGTTGAATTGCCAATTAATgaaagctttgaagaagaaagtgatgAAAGCGCCGAAGAAGAATGTGTTGGAAGATCTAAGGTTTctctataattattattgttcattatttcaaaatattaaatttctgCTTTCTATTTCCATGTATTTTTTCTTTACGCATTTCAATTAACTTTCAAGGTTAAATTGCCAAATAATGAAAGCTCTAATGAAGAAAGTGTGAAAATTAAAGCTCTAAATAAGAAACTGTGGATAAAGAAGAAAGTTTGAAAAGTTGTAAACAAGAAAGTATGGAAAGCTCTAAAGAAGAAAGCGTGGGAAGGTGTAAAGTATTAAGGTGGCGTTTAGTTGGAGACTTTCGCACCCAACTATGGATTTTGATACCCATTGCCATGTTTGTTCATCTACTTAATTTTGTTGTACTACTGTTGGAATCAAATcctttaataattacaaaactcattatcTTTTTACTCATCCACTTTTGAACAATGAACTCATGAAAGTGACTGagaatttgttaattttggGCTTAATATGAAGTTATGAAAGCCAAGGCATGTATATACCTATGAAACACTTATACTTAAACTCCAAATGCCAATTAGTTTctacttaattttatttaaagagTTCATTCCAAGTTTATTATTAGAAAGGTCATGATGATCATTTCTGAATAAGTTCTCTGTTGCTTTCATGAATTCATTGCTGAGGCAGTCCAATCCAGCAGATTGAAGAAAGAAGTTCATCATCTCGCTTTCGGGAGAAAACAAACAGAGAGCTGAGCTTCGATTGAGCCTCGATCAGCACGATCTGGTGTATCAATATGATATAATGGGTTAGTTGTATTTTTGGTTTCCATTTGATCTGAACAATTCAGCTGCGTGTGCTATGATGTTTTTCTGCTCCAATGACACAATGGCTAAGTTGTAACAATCCACTTTTCAACtcagtattttttttacaacatGTTGAAATGTTTAACATAAACTTCCTTCATATATTCAGAAATCTGCAGAAGATACGCATTATCCAGTgttcaattcaataataatgTTGAATTTTATTGTCTCAGTGACTATTTTGCTGCTCAAAAGGTGGTTGTTACAACAACTAATTAAAAGTGAcataaagtatataaaagatCAGAAAGGTATAAAGTCAAGCTAAGAAAGTAAACAAATTCTAATAGTAAACTGTCAAGTTggcataaataaattatataatgattacCACTTCTTCTTCGCAATTGAACACCATAcatttcttattatttgtattgaaaGCTTTTATGGAATAGTTTTGTTTGGTTAGTTGGTACTGCGGGAGGCGGTATGCAAAAAGATACTCGTTACTGTAAAATTTATTTACACTTGGTGGTCACACAtgaattaaataagaaaaatgacaCTACCTTCATCCTTAAATTATAGTGATATAGTCATTCCTCCCTCACACCACCACCCAACCCCCAATTATAGGTGTtaacacaaaaaatgaaatatatatatatatatatatatatatatatatatatatatgtatatagggtTCCAATGAGATCACTTATTTAGGTAAGATcatgagatcagatcttgtgcatccatgaaatattttttactggtctagattgattgacacacacactccgttcgcacacatttaatcaccgttcacacacacttcaacttggaatcttgaTCAATgtagaccattaaaatattttgagatcaaatcttgtacatcaatctaaaaaattttaatggtctagattgtttgacacgGCCACTCCGTtggcacacatttaatcatcgtTCACACACATTTAAACACCATTCggacacatttaatcaccgtttgcacataTTTAATCACCtttcgcacacacttaatcaccgttcaCACATATTTTATCACCGTTGGCACACACTttaacttagaatcttaaacTAATATAGACCATTAAATTTTACATAAATGCACGAGCTCTGATCTCatgatcttacctaaacaagtgatctcatatgatcctctctctctctcctttcgAGGTTGAATTGCCAAATAATGAAAGCTCTTAAGAAGAAAGTGTAACTCCATATTATCTTTTGCACTTGCCTATTACTTTCTAGTTTTATTTATTGACATCATTCCAATTTTAATTCATCATCTTTAATGTAGTTTGTGCTTTTGGTCATCcacttcaaaatcaatcaaatttaTTGGTAATTGAGTTGTTAAGACATGACAGATTGCTAGTTTGTTTTAGTCATAGTTGACTACCAAAAATCTTGCAATAATTAATTTGTTCTTGTTGGAcagactaaaagtgacaaatttttaaagtcaTTAGGTATTATATGCGATTAATTTTGTAGTCGATAACCACAAAGGTCAACTTGTTGAATGTTGAGGGACTAAAACTGGAAATAATCCTTATTTTAGCATAATATCAATCTCTGCAACATTTTTATTGTAAGGATACAAGGATTACAAGCTAAGCAGCCTATCAATTCATTATAAATTTCCTGGCGTTATTATTAGTTTCATATACAGATtccataatatattaaattgtcccttatttcaaaaatataaattgtcccttattttgaaatgtgagTACAATAAATTGTCCCAGGAGATCAAAAGGAGGCTATTCGATCTGATATGTTGCAATTGAATTTGAACATCATTTTATCTTTCAGCTTCTAAGTTCATAAGTTCATCATTATATTGCTGAATAAGGCCGATATGATGATTGTTTACCACAGTCCAAATTACTTCTCTAAATGAGTGGACCAATATAggataataactaataattaacttgaatgtttaaaattaaacttaaatgATAATGTTGAATCGTTTGTTGTCTGAAGGACTATTTTAGTGTCCAAAAGGTGGTTGTTACAACAACTAATTAAAGGTGACAAAGTATATAAAGCCAAACTAGGAGGAGGAAAGTAAACAAATTCAGATAGAAAATTGGCATAAATTATGTCATGACTACTACTAGCTACTGCCCAATTCAACACCAAACATGTCTTATTATTTGTATTCAAAGCTTGcggtaaaagaaaaagaaaaaacaaaacaaaacaaaacaaaaacaaaatgtttcTCATCAATCAAGCCATTCAACATGGAATCTTCctttaaatttaaagttttttcttttaaaaataaaaatccaaagATACCAACAGTTGACTTTTGATCGACTTGGTTGTTAGGCCCTCACCTTTTGTGTATTTTgcaaaaaatttaagaaaaaaatagatTAGGTGGAGGAGAGAGtgtgaagagagagaaaagtgaAGAAGCCCTACAAATTTGGGGTTTTTGGCCGTTGAAATGGGGCTCACCTTGATAGAAGAGAGGCGCCTCACGCTGCGTGAGGCGCAACTCTCGCGTCTAGGTGGATGGGCACGTGCACGGTGCACTTGGCTagtaaatctattttttttttctttttctttttttaaaattttttattttattttattttttcttttcattattttttctcAACTCTCAAATTCTCTTTCCTAGTCACAATTGCAAAATCTCTTAAAAACCTCACACTATTAAATGTAGATTGTAGACCTTTCCACcatcaatattttatttatttatttactttttttacttcttttttcttgttttcttgggGTAGTTGGTACTGCAGGATccttatgcaaaaaaaaaaaaaaaaacaaaaacaaacaaaaaaaaaacaaaacctctttactttaattactttttttttttttttacgatgAACTAAATATTTCATGTttgtcaaacaccttgtgctcaggTGGCATGTAGTGATCCTcttatatgggaggtcatgtgATCCAGTCTCAGTGGAGACgatattgactatttgtgcttcaataagttgagaaagtattgatgaacaaatactacaatgtaatagggtcagttgtatatatatgtatatatggtaGTTGGTAGTGTGATGGCATCTCAATTATCATCCAAATGGATGGTCATAAGTTTGAACCTCAgtgcagttcttatatcgtggaccgcggtccacaatgcattgtggaccgtggtcccaaaacgacgtcgtttcagtaagtgggagacggaacCCGTAATTGACAATAcatttcatctcaaaagatactgccttacatttgttttgatattatcgaatgaaactgtagttatatcgaaatgtaactgtagttgtgttgaaatgtaactgtagtgtatatgaactgatactgaataatagtttcacatttgtgttttatattatcgaatgaaattatagttatatcgaaatgtaactgtagttgtgttgaaatgtaactgcagtgtatatgaactgatactgaataacagtttcacatttgtgttttttatattatcgaatgaaactgtagttatatcaaaatgtaactgtagttgtgttgaaatgtaactgaagttatgttgaaatgtaactgcagtgtatatgaactgaaagtgagtggcgcgaattcatccgtctgttttcattaatcaaaacgacgtcgttttgatgcgcggtccacaatgcattgtggaccacggtccactaTATAATTTGCGACCTCGGTAGAGCTTAGattttttgagttaaaaatgtttgaaaaagtatataataaaacaaacactaccttgtaaagaatcatgagtatttcaaaaaaaaattacgattGTTGCATTTTATGACACTCTTGACCCTTGAATTATTGTGATATAGTCATCCCCTCTGATCCCCCAGCCCCATTATACGCCACGTTTCCTTCTCAATTATCCTAAAAGTAGctattttacaaaacctttagcAAAACTGACAGTCTAgaaacttaaaagttaaatgACTTTTATTATGTAATTTAAGTTGTTAGGTAAAGGGAGAAGAGAATTTATCGATTGCTGGGAGGATAATTAAAGGGATGATAGAAGTCTTTTGAATTTTACATTTCTATTCAGTCAAGTTTTAACAGTTATGTTTAAAATTggataaattagtaattttgagGATAATTGAGGAGGAAAATATGGTGTGCTTATTATTGTAGGGAAAAATGAAGACTAGATCACTATAAATTAAGGGTCAAAATTATCCTtttctaattaaatatttatcaaaGTGTACAGAAAATTGGCAAGTTGGTAATGGTGAGTTGGTGACATCATTCATAATAGAGCATGCAATAAGGAATGctacataatat
This region of Ipomoea triloba cultivar NCNSP0323 chromosome 15, ASM357664v1 genomic DNA includes:
- the LOC116005943 gene encoding putative late blight resistance protein homolog R1C-3, translating into MAFDAVTSLIEIVEAAKQDIMEPNLHFLHETIELLSYNLHFLQAFLVECETKMNDGDTTARRLYTIVRADVARIYEMYQIYWGDYWRGNINAAVVKPREDIHHRLKRIVRDIEDVKDRILEEERRAGFDRDIEKIVNRLCYSFFMGSVFTILNNSNVDKFRKYVLKLQVMPLVGKGGIGKTTLAKRVYGHPITIASFHIRAWVVVSKVHNLKEMLIGLLRCISPITSEIYNIDEAQIAEQLSTSLMGQKYLIFLDDIWTTAVWDAIQGYFPENFNGSRILELLSRKVFGQSQYVPRKYKQIGERIVLRCGGLPLVIVLISGILATAKGSLEIWKDVARTLDQVYTFDHKEIFSKIVSLSYKYLPNHLKACFQYFGVFPEDSDIPVKKLINLWVAEGFLKPHNHISLEEVGESYLHDLINRSLVQINELSIDGKVKSCNIHDRVHGVCVRKAINGNTLCIINGNHAPKASHWLSCQTSHWPITQASYYENCSPDEIHSVLWFGKDVYHSKCRLVYPCLKLLRVLDLSLVKCSRGMPREITDLAHLRYLALSTIGSLYKLQFLKLKNLRTLLVTSWIDKYPLQLPCDILGLRELRHLHVDKRCSQYLPRLVKKNLQTLYWLKVASSDEKPNFRMVPNLKELGIYIEGQLEPSYLGSLVYLHLLEKLKFEVGRVERFYLPIGFPPNLKKLTLRYTYLPWKEMDTIGKLPHLEVLKLKDFAFCGSKWEPSKQGFRELKALLISRSNLKHWNATSANNFPVLERLVLRYCWELNQIPQKFAKIRTLKLIVLECCYSSLVTSDFCFADFFCKQVIV